In Amycolatopsis jiangsuensis, the following proteins share a genomic window:
- a CDS encoding peptidylprolyl isomerase has translation MTESARKATLHTNQGDIHLNLLPDHAPKTVANFVGLATGSKEYTQPNAQGGKTGPFYDGSIFHRVIDGFMLQGGDPTGTGRGGPGYKFGDEFHPELQFSKPYLLAMANAGPGTNGSQFFITVAPTAHLNFKHTIFGEVADQESRNVVDAIGRTATGPADRPLSDVIIEKVTVED, from the coding sequence GTGACTGAAAGCGCCCGTAAGGCCACCCTGCACACCAATCAGGGTGACATCCACCTGAACCTGCTGCCCGACCACGCGCCGAAGACGGTGGCGAACTTCGTGGGGCTGGCGACCGGCTCCAAGGAGTACACCCAGCCGAACGCGCAGGGCGGCAAGACCGGTCCGTTCTACGACGGCTCGATCTTCCACCGGGTCATCGACGGCTTCATGCTCCAGGGCGGTGACCCCACCGGTACCGGCCGCGGCGGCCCCGGCTACAAGTTCGGTGACGAGTTCCACCCGGAGCTGCAGTTCTCCAAGCCGTACCTGCTGGCCATGGCGAACGCCGGGCCGGGCACCAACGGCTCGCAGTTCTTCATCACCGTCGCGCCGACCGCGCACCTGAACTTCAAGCACACCATCTTCGGCGAGGTGGCGGACCAGGAGTCCCGCAACGTCGTCGACGCGATCGGCCGCACCGCGACCGGCCCGGCGGACCGTCCGCTGTCCGACGTGATCATCGAGAAGGTCACCGTCGAGGACTGA
- a CDS encoding rhomboid family intramembrane serine protease: protein MHTGAQQQRTQQRQYRSSGLGSRTIAGARPSSSVVATATLLAVNVVIYFLTVVQAKSLFDNGNAELEQLGVLATSPTLGGGEWWRIFTSGFLHFGPIHIAANMFSLWMIGRALEQVFGRTRFLALYFVSMLGASTAVLLFDVPNRATAGASGALFGLMGCYAVIVFKLRLNPTGLLITLAINAYITFSIPGISIWAHAGGLVTGAIVAVAVLYAPERNRVRWQSVGLAIIVVALVGLLIWRSTQIPSVQCQFAVLQGAQAYYCGR, encoded by the coding sequence GTGCACACCGGCGCCCAGCAGCAGCGGACTCAGCAACGCCAGTACCGCAGTTCGGGACTGGGCTCGCGCACCATCGCCGGCGCCCGCCCGAGCAGCTCGGTGGTGGCCACCGCGACGCTGCTCGCGGTCAACGTCGTCATCTACTTCCTCACCGTGGTCCAGGCGAAGAGCCTGTTCGACAACGGCAACGCCGAGCTGGAACAGCTGGGTGTCCTGGCCACCAGCCCCACCCTCGGCGGTGGCGAATGGTGGCGGATCTTCACCTCGGGCTTCCTGCACTTCGGCCCGATCCACATCGCGGCGAACATGTTCTCGCTGTGGATGATCGGCCGCGCGCTGGAGCAGGTCTTCGGCCGGACGCGGTTCCTCGCCCTGTACTTCGTGTCGATGCTCGGCGCGTCCACGGCGGTCCTGCTGTTCGACGTGCCGAACCGGGCCACGGCCGGCGCCTCCGGGGCGCTGTTCGGCCTGATGGGCTGCTACGCGGTGATCGTGTTCAAGCTCCGGCTGAACCCCACCGGGCTGCTCATCACGCTGGCCATCAACGCCTACATCACGTTCTCGATCCCGGGGATTTCGATCTGGGCGCACGCCGGCGGACTGGTGACCGGCGCGATCGTGGCCGTGGCGGTGCTGTACGCGCCGGAGCGCAACCGGGTCCGCTGGCAGTCCGTCGGGCTGGCGATCATCGTGGTCGCGCTCGTCGGGCTGCTGATCTGGCGGAGCACCCAGATCCCGTCGGTGCAGTGCCAGTTCGCGGTGCTGCAGGGGGCACAGGCCTACTACTGCGGCCGCTGA
- the crgA gene encoding cell division protein CrgA produces MPKSKVRKKTAYTPPADRRTPVKVKAAGPSNLFYKIVMFGLMLLGLLWLIVNYIAGDKVSFLSELGNWNFAIGFAAMIAGLLMTMRWR; encoded by the coding sequence ATGCCGAAGTCCAAGGTCCGCAAGAAGACCGCGTACACCCCGCCGGCCGATCGCCGTACGCCGGTGAAGGTGAAGGCCGCGGGCCCGTCGAACCTGTTCTACAAAATCGTCATGTTCGGCCTCATGCTGCTCGGTCTGCTGTGGCTCATCGTCAACTACATCGCGGGCGACAAGGTTTCGTTCCTCAGCGAGCTCGGAAACTGGAACTTCGCGATCGGTTTCGCCGCGATGATCGCCGGTCTGCTCATGACGATGCGGTGGCGCTGA
- a CDS encoding PH domain-containing protein, producing the protein MVVAWVLTVLLLAGAVADGVFGDGKGAVLLGLATIASGVFAAHGTIVRPRLTADAGGLLIRTLSGAQRLPWPGTTTRLRSTRRLGRDGVTLEVEHDDRLFVFGQLDLGEDPRDVLDVLDVLRARWDQRPQ; encoded by the coding sequence GTGGTAGTGGCTTGGGTCCTGACCGTGCTGCTGCTGGCCGGCGCCGTGGCGGACGGCGTCTTCGGTGACGGCAAAGGCGCCGTGCTGCTGGGTCTCGCCACGATCGCGTCCGGCGTCTTCGCCGCGCACGGGACCATCGTGCGGCCCCGGCTGACGGCGGACGCCGGAGGCCTGCTCATCCGCACGCTCAGCGGTGCGCAACGCCTCCCCTGGCCCGGCACCACCACCCGGCTGCGCAGTACCCGCCGGCTCGGGCGCGACGGCGTCACCCTGGAAGTCGAGCACGACGACCGGCTGTTCGTCTTCGGGCAGCTCGACCTCGGCGAGGACCCCCGCGACGTGCTCGACGTGCTGGACGTGCTGCGGGCCCGCTGGGATCAGCGGCCGCAGTAG